The Phoenix dactylifera cultivar Barhee BC4 chromosome 15, palm_55x_up_171113_PBpolish2nd_filt_p, whole genome shotgun sequence genome contains a region encoding:
- the LOC103717764 gene encoding nuclear transcription factor Y subunit B-1-like: MKGRRNHRLSPVGSPPSDTESGGAVAAGHGLDSSLKEQDRFLPIANVSRIMKRSLPANAKISKEAKETVQECVSEFISFITGEASDKCQKEKRKTINGDDLLWAMTTLGFENYIEPLKVYLNRYRETEGEKNSMARQGDQSPNEEGSHNPSSYHGASGVSPMANRNTVTSNATLMGFPGGFYSAGPSAAPQGFGGGGGRMMGFGEHYKISLLSPRWKMIPKYWVSKAVGW, encoded by the exons atgaaaggaagaaggaaccaCCGCCTTAGCCCTGTCGGAAGCCCACCTTCCGACACCGAGTCTGGTGGTGCAGTCGCCGCCGGTCATGGCCTCGACTCCTCCCTGAAGGAGCAAGACCGCTTCCTCCCCATCGCCAACGTGAGTCGCATCATGAAACGGTCTCTCCCCGCCAACGCCAAGATATCGAAGGAAGCTAAGGAGACGGTGCAGGAGTGCGTATCGGAGTTCATCAGCTTCATCACAGGCGAGGCCTCCGACAAGTgccagaaggagaagaggaagaccaTCAACGGGGACGACCTTCTCTGGGCCATGACCACCCTCGGCTTTGAGAACTACATAGAGCCCCTCAAGGTCTACCTCAACAGGTACCGGGAGACCGAGGGTGAGAAGAATTCCATGGCGAGGCAGGGTGACCAGTCCCCAAATGAGGAGGGGAGCCACAACCCAAGTTCTTATCATGGTGCAAGTGGTGTTAGTCCAATGGCTAATCGTAATACTGTGACTTCCAACGCTACCCTTATGGGCTTTCCTGGCGGGTTTTACTCTGCCGGGCCATCTGCGGCTCCACAGGGCttcggagggggaggaggaaggaTGATGGGGTTTGGAGAGCACTACAAG ATATCACTTCTTTCCCCTCGCTGGAAGATGATACCAAAATATTGGGTTTCTAAGGCTGTCGGCTGGTAG